Proteins encoded together in one Chloroflexota bacterium window:
- a CDS encoding type II toxin-antitoxin system HicA family toxin — MFRDQLGRRTTVPYHRGKTLHPKVLASILRDAGLDGQTFRELVRGE, encoded by the coding sequence ATCTTTCGGGACCAACTCGGCCGGCGTACCACGGTTCCGTACCACCGGGGAAAGACCCTGCATCCGAAGGTGTTGGCAAGCATCCTGCGCGATGCTGGGCTCGATGGTCAGACGTTTCGGGAGCTTGTTCGCGGTGAATGA
- a CDS encoding type II toxin-antitoxin system HicB family antitoxin, with product MRRYRFSVVVERDSDGFFAYCPQLQGCYADGETEDEVLANIEDAIRLHVEDRLATGEEIPQAEHFTGTNVEVAVE from the coding sequence ATGCGCCGCTACCGCTTCTCCGTGGTCGTCGAACGGGACTCCGATGGTTTCTTCGCCTATTGCCCGCAGCTCCAGGGCTGCTACGCCGACGGCGAGACCGAAGACGAGGTCCTGGCCAATATCGAGGACGCAATCAGGCTCCACGTGGAGGATCGTCTCGCCACCGGTGAAGAAATACCGCAAGCGGAGCACTTCACCGGAACGAACGTAGAAGTCGCGGTTGAGTGA